The region TATTTCTTTTTCTGATTATTCCCATCTTCTTTATATTTTACTTTTTGAAGTGACGAAATATTAAATCCACCATATCCTCCAATTCCTAATTTAAATTTTTTACGCGTAGAGTATCTAAAGTAATTTTCATGCTCGATTTTCTTAGAGGGGCCAAATTCAAAATGCACTGGAAAAACTAAATTGGTTGTTCTAAATTTAGATTTTCTTACGTCATAAGGAAACGTTTCAAACACGACCTGATTACCGTCTTCTCGATAATACATATTATTCTTAATATCTAATTTATTCCATTGTAAAGAAAACCCATATTTTAATCGTAATGCATTAGAGTTTTCAAACACTCTAGTTTTCCAAGCCCAACCCAATTCTACAAATCCAGAGCCTCCTAATTTATAAGGTGAATCGTTTAAACTTTCTCCTTCAATTATGGCATTATTAAACCCTATAGCAAAAACAAGATCACTTGTTGTTCGCTTATCAAATACTGGAATATGTTTAGAATCTTTACCAATGTAAAAAATAGTGGTTTTATCTGCAGATACATCACTATCGTAATCCTTACCTATTCTAATAACAATTTGGCCATCTTCACCAAACGTATATGCATAAGTATTACGCTCCAATAAATCTATTTTACTATCAATAATGGCAACACGACTTTCTATATTTAAAGCGCGTTTTTTTGCTGCGTCTTTTTTTAAAACTTCACCTTCTTCAGTGGTAATATATCCGGCATCTACTTTATCGTTAATTGCTTCAACCTCTTGTTTTAGTAAAGCCTTTTCTTCTTGCCGGATGTTTTCTTTTTGAGTTTTTAATTCCTGAATTTCATTAAGGTTAAGCGAGTCCACGACTTTTACATCTTGGGCTACAACAACTTGTGAAACCAAAATTAAAATTAATGCAATAGTAAATTTAGTAATAATGTTCATGCTATTCGTTTTTTGATTAATAATGATGATTGATTTTGATGAAATATTTTAGTCGTTGCGTTCTACAACAGCTGTTTTAACTTTTTTAAATCCAGATTTTACAGCATCGAAAACTTTTTCTCTAAAACTGTGTTCTATCTCGTTCTCTACCCCTTCTAAAAGTGCTTCAGAATCTACAGTGTGCTGTTTATCATTTAACGCCTGATCTAAAGTAATTTGAGCTTCTGCTTCCTTCAGTAAATCTTCAATATAATCTTCTGTACTCACCGTTATGTTTTGAGGGATAACCTCTGAATTGGATGCGAGTTCTTCAACAATTAAATCCTCCGTTTTCTGTGTTTTGTTGGATATTGGAGTATGCTGTTTTAAAAAATATGCAGTTCCCTTTTTGGTTTTAGGAGCGGGTTGATGGTTTTTAGTAACACCTTTTTCTTCTATCTTAGAAATTACAACATCGTCTTTAAATGAATTTGAGCTGTCATTTACGGGATTATTTTCTTTTAAAGGAAGCTCCACTTCTACCACAGGTAATTCTGATTTCGTATTCTTTGTGGTAAACACCCAGGTACTTAGTAAAGCCACTCCAACAAAACTAGCAGCTATTGCTACAAACCAATAAGGTTTAAATGCACGCTTATGTTCTTGAGTTTTTAATTTAGAGTCTAATTGTTGCCAAGCCTGAACAGAAGGTTGTATTCTGCGCTTTTCCAAACTTTCTTTTATATTATTTTCAAAATTATTTGATACCATAACGATCGGAATGAAGTGTGTTTAATTGCTGTTGAAGCATTTGTCTTGCTTTAAATAATTGCGATTTAGAAGTCCCTTCAGAAATTTTAAGAATTTGGGCAATTTCATGGTGCTTATAACCTTCTATTGCCGACATTATAAATACCATTTTATATCCTTCAGGCAATTGGTCTATAAGATTTTGAATATCATCTACCTCTAAATTTTCTTCACTAGAAAGTGGTGTAATCTCAATAATATCTTCGCTCACTTCTGCAAATACAAATTGTTTTTTTTGTCTTAAAAAAGAGATAGATTCTCGCACCATAATCCGTCTTACCCAACCTTCAAAAGATCCCTTATTTTCAAAAGATTTTAATTGTGTAAATACTTTTAAAAATCCATTTAACATGGCTTCTTCTGCATGATGTATATCTTTAATATAGTATCGACATACACTAAGCATTTTAGGCGCATGCCAATCATACAATGCTTGCTGTGCTTCGCGATTGTTTTGGCTAGCCTTTTTAATGAGCTCATTTTGGTTTTTATGCAACTGTATTACTTTCAAAAAAGGTTTCATTTGGTCTTCTATTTATAAAGACGCAAAAAAAATTAGAAAGGTTGCCTGAAGATTTTATTTTTTTCTATCGATGACATAATTCACCATTAAAATTAATGATGATTTATATGCAGATTCTGGATAAGGCTCCAACATTTTTAAAGCTTCTTCTTGAAATGCTTTCATTTTAGTCACGGCATAATCTAGTCCGCCGTATTGTTTTACAAAAGCAATAACCTCTTTAACGCGCTTGGCATCTTTGTTATGGTTTTTTATAGAATTAATTAACCATTTATTATCTTTTTTTGACACCGTATTTAGCACATAAATTAGTGGAAGTGTCATTTTTTGTTCCTTAATATCTATTCCTGTAGGTTTACCAATTTTTTCTTGACCATAGTCGAACAAATCGTCTTTAATTTGAAAAGCCATACCAATAAGCTCTCCAAATTTTCGCATGGTTTCTACATGAGTAGATTCTGGTTTTACAGAAGCTGCCCCTAAACTACAACAGGCGGCAATTAATGTTGCTGTTTTTTGACGGATGATTTCGTAATACACTTCTTCGGTAATATCTAACTGACGGGCTTTTTCAATTTGAAGTAATTCGCCTTCACTCATCTCGCGAACAGCGATAGATATAATTTTAAGTAAGTCGAAATCGTTATTGTCTATAGACAATAAAAGCCCTTTAGACAGTAGATAATCGCCCACTAATACTGCAATTTTATTTTTCCAAAGTGCATTTATAGAGAAAAAACCCCGACGTCTATTACTATCGTCTACCACATCGTCGTGCACCAAGGTTGCGGTATGTATTAATTCTATAACAGAAGCTCCGCGATATGTACGCTCACTGACTTCACCATTAGACACCATTTTAGAAACTAAAAAAACGAACATTGGTCGCATTTGTTTTCCTTTTCTATTTACAATATAATGGGTTATCCTATTAAGCAAGGCTACTTTAGAAGACATAGAAAGTAAGAACTTTTGTTCAAAAAGTTCCATTTCATAAGCTATAGGTTGCTTTATTTGTTCTACAATTTTCAACTAGAAGAAAGTGATATTTATAATCTATACAAACCTAATAAAAATGCACGTTATAAACTATTTAATAGTTCTGAATACTATTTAAAAAACGGACATATTTAACTTTTATTGGCTAATTGCCCGCACGCAGCATCAATATCCTTACCTCTAGAGCGTCTAATAGTAACTGTAATATTATTTGCTTCTAATACTTTTACGTACATATTTAAGGCCTCGTCTTGCGCTTGCTGAAATTCGCCATCGTCTATAGGGTTATATTCTATTAAATTAACTTTACTTGGAGCGAATTTACAGAATTGCACTAAAGCATCTACATCTTTACGTTTATCGTTAATACCTTTCCAGACTACATATTCGTAAGTAATTCTACTTTTAGTTTTACTATACCAATATTCTAATGCAGATCTTAAATCGGATAAAGGGAAGGTTTCATTAAATGGCATTATTGATGTTCTAACCTCATCTATTGCAGAATGTAAAGATACGGCAAGTTTAAACTTTACCTCATCGTCTGCCATTTTTCTAATCATTTTTGGCACACCAGACGTTGAGACTGTAATACGTTTTGGAGACATGGCTAAACCTTCTATATCTGTAATTTTGTCTATGGCTTTAATTACATTATTATAATTCATTAGGGGCTCTCCCATTCCCATAAATACAATATTACTTAATGGCCTGTCATGATATAACCTACTTTCGTTATCTATGGCAACCACTTGATCGTAAATTTCGTCTGGATTTAAATTTCGCATACGTTTTAAGCGAGAGGTAGCACAAAAACGACAATCTAAACTACAGCCTACTTGACTAGACACACAAGCGGTGGTTCTAGTTTTTGTTGGTATTAACACAGACTCGACAACCAAACCGTCATGTAATTGAACAGCATTTTTAACAGTACCATCGCTACTACGTTGCATAGTATCGACTTTAATGTGATTAATCACAAAGTTATCTTCTAACATTTGTCTGGTTTCTTTTGAGATATTTGTCATATCTTCAAAATTATGAGCACCTTTACTCCACAACCATTCATAGACTTGGTTACCACGAAATGCTTTATCGCCTTGAGATACAAAAAAATCTCGCAATTGTTCTTTAGTTAATGCCCTAACGTCTTTCTTTTTATTTGCCATAATACTGCAAAAGTAATTAAATTAAGATTAGTACTTTATACTAATATTAGCTAATTAAAGCTATAAAAAAAGCCTTGATAAACAAGGCTTTAATGTATGTTGTATGGTATTAAACTTATATAATTAACATGGCATCGCCATAGCTATAAAATTTATAACCTTCTTTTACTGCTTCATCATAAGCACGCTTAATAAAATCATGACCTGCAAAAGCAGATACCATCATTAAGAGTGTAGATTTTGGTGTATGAAAGTTTGTAATCATACAATTAGCAATACTAAAATCATAAGGCGGAAAGATAAACTTATTGGTCCACCCATTAAATTCATTTAAAGTTCCGTGAGAAGATACAGAGCTTTCAATGGCACGCATAGAAGTTGTTCCTACTGCGCAAACACGTCTTTTTTCTTTAATACCTTTATTAATTGTATTGACAGCTTTTTCATCAATTATAACTTCTTCGCTGTCCATTTTATGCTTAGATAAATCTTCTACCTCTACAGGATTAAACGTACCTAAACCAACATGTAATGTAACATCTGCAAAATTTACACCTTTAATTTCTAAACGCTTAAGTAAGTGTTTAGAAAAGTGTAATCCTGCTGTTGGAGCTGCTACAGCACCTTCATGCTTAGCATAAATGGTTTGGTAACGCTCTTCATCTTCTGGTTTTACCTCTCGTTTAATATACTTTGGTAGTGGAGTTTCTCCTAACAATTTAAGTTTGTTTCTAAACTCTGTATAAGATCCATCATACAAGAAACGTAAAGTACGCCCTCTAGATGTTGTATTATCAATAACCTCTGCGACTAAAGTATCATCGTCTCCAAAATATAATTTGTTACCAATTCTTATTTTACGAGCAGGATCTACCAAAACATCCCAAAGACGTTGTTCTTCATTTAATTCTCTTAATAAAAACACTTCTATACGTGCTCCTGTTTTCTCTTTATTACCAAATAAACGTGCAGGAAACACTTTGGTGTTATTAAGAATCATCACATCATCTTCATCAAAATAATCAATAATGTCTTTAAACTGTTTGTGTTCAATAGTTTGATTTTTTCTATCCAAAACCATTAGGCGTGACTCATCTCTATTTTCTGAAGGGTCTTCTGCTAATAATTCTTCTGGTAGTTTAAAATTAAAATGCGATAATTTCATGTGCTATATTTATATTTTGAAATATTGAAAAAAAAAATTTGTTCAATATTATTAAAAGGAAGCGCAAATATACAATCTCAATATAGGCCTTGTCAAGTAAATTGCTATTTATTATTGATTTAATTGACATTTACGGGCTGAAAATCGCTTTTTAGAGTATAAAAATTAGTGCTTGTTAATTTTGAATCCGATTTTTTCTAAATCACTCCAAAATTCTGGGTAGGATTTAGACACTACTTCTGCATCGTTTACACGCATTTTTACACGCAATGCTAAAGGAGCAAATGCCATAGCCATTCTATGATCGTTATAGGTGTTAATCGCAACATCTTCATTTATACGATCTGACGGTTCTAAATCTAATGTTTTATCTGTGATGTGTACGTTGCCGCCAAGTTTTTCTAGCTCTATCTTTAAAGCCTCTAAACGGTCTGTTTCTTTAATTTTTAAAGTATGTAAACCAGATAAACTACAAGCTATACCTAAACCAAAACATGTTACAGCTATGGTTTGAGCTATGTCTGGAGCATTTACTAAATCTAATGTAATATTGGTATCTTTTAAAACGTCTTCTACTTTTTTTAACGTTATAGAATGATCACTAAATGTAGTAGTTACTCCAAATTGTTTATAAATTGTAGTTAAAACCGAATCGCCTTGTAAAGAACTCGCTTTATATGCAGATAATGTAATGGTTGTCCCTATTGGACTTAATGCAACTATACTAAAAAAATATGATGCCGAAGACCAATCGCTCTCTACGGTTAAAGTTTGTTTAGCAACTGCTTCGGTTTTAGGTTTAACTGTTATGGTTTGTCTTTTAAATTGAGCATCGATATTTAATTGATGTAATAAATTTAAGGTCATTTTAATATAAGGCACAGAAGTAATTGCGCCATCTAAAGTAAGTTTTAGACCATTTTCTAAAGACGAACCTATTAGCATTAATGCAGAAATATATTGACTACTTACGTTGGCCTTAAGTGTAACTTCGCTTTGAGTAATATTTTTACCTATAATTTTTATTGGTGGGTAGCCATCGTTTTCTACATATGTTATGTCTGCTCCCAAATCTCGTAGCGCGTCTACTAGTATTTTAATTGGGCGCTCTTTCATACGTTTAGACCCAGTTAGAGTTACTATTTTACCTTCACAACTTGAAAAATAGGCTGTAAGAAAACGCATAGTAGTCCCTGCATGATGAATATCTACAAGTGATTCTTTAGAGTTTAATGCCATTTGCATAACATCTGAGTCATCTGAATTTGATACATTTTCTAAAGCAATGTTAGGATACAAAGCCTGCAAAACTAACAATCTATTAGATTCGCTTTTAGAACCTGTAATAGTAACATGTAATGGTTGTTGTATAATTTCTGACTGTTCTAAAATGATATTCATGATGTCCTATTTTAATTTTTTATTATTGTGATGCCTATCGTGATCGCGTTTTGTTTTTAGATCCATTTTCTTATCGAACGCTTCTTGTAAATTTATTCCAGTTTGATTTGCCAAACATAAAACAACAAAAACAACATCGGCTAATTCTTCACCTAAATCTTTATTTTTATCACTTTCTTTTTCACTTT is a window of Formosa sediminum DNA encoding:
- a CDS encoding RNA polymerase sigma factor codes for the protein MKPFLKVIQLHKNQNELIKKASQNNREAQQALYDWHAPKMLSVCRYYIKDIHHAEEAMLNGFLKVFTQLKSFENKGSFEGWVRRIMVRESISFLRQKKQFVFAEVSEDIIEITPLSSEENLEVDDIQNLIDQLPEGYKMVFIMSAIEGYKHHEIAQILKISEGTSKSQLFKARQMLQQQLNTLHSDRYGIK
- a CDS encoding 3-phosphoshikimate 1-carboxyvinyltransferase yields the protein MNIILEQSEIIQQPLHVTITGSKSESNRLLVLQALYPNIALENVSNSDDSDVMQMALNSKESLVDIHHAGTTMRFLTAYFSSCEGKIVTLTGSKRMKERPIKILVDALRDLGADITYVENDGYPPIKIIGKNITQSEVTLKANVSSQYISALMLIGSSLENGLKLTLDGAITSVPYIKMTLNLLHQLNIDAQFKRQTITVKPKTEAVAKQTLTVESDWSSASYFFSIVALSPIGTTITLSAYKASSLQGDSVLTTIYKQFGVTTTFSDHSITLKKVEDVLKDTNITLDLVNAPDIAQTIAVTCFGLGIACSLSGLHTLKIKETDRLEALKIELEKLGGNVHITDKTLDLEPSDRINEDVAINTYNDHRMAMAFAPLALRVKMRVNDAEVVSKSYPEFWSDLEKIGFKINKH
- the queA gene encoding tRNA preQ1(34) S-adenosylmethionine ribosyltransferase-isomerase QueA translates to MKLSHFNFKLPEELLAEDPSENRDESRLMVLDRKNQTIEHKQFKDIIDYFDEDDVMILNNTKVFPARLFGNKEKTGARIEVFLLRELNEEQRLWDVLVDPARKIRIGNKLYFGDDDTLVAEVIDNTTSRGRTLRFLYDGSYTEFRNKLKLLGETPLPKYIKREVKPEDEERYQTIYAKHEGAVAAPTAGLHFSKHLLKRLEIKGVNFADVTLHVGLGTFNPVEVEDLSKHKMDSEEVIIDEKAVNTINKGIKEKRRVCAVGTTSMRAIESSVSSHGTLNEFNGWTNKFIFPPYDFSIANCMITNFHTPKSTLLMMVSAFAGHDFIKRAYDEAVKEGYKFYSYGDAMLII
- a CDS encoding nucleotide pyrophosphohydrolase, whose translation is MNIEDAQLAVDSWIKEHGVRYFNELTNLAQLTEEVGEVARIIARRYGEQSEKESDKNKDLGEELADVVFVVLCLANQTGINLQEAFDKKMDLKTKRDHDRHHNNKKLK
- a CDS encoding polyprenyl synthetase family protein produces the protein MKIVEQIKQPIAYEMELFEQKFLLSMSSKVALLNRITHYIVNRKGKQMRPMFVFLVSKMVSNGEVSERTYRGASVIELIHTATLVHDDVVDDSNRRRGFFSINALWKNKIAVLVGDYLLSKGLLLSIDNNDFDLLKIISIAVREMSEGELLQIEKARQLDITEEVYYEIIRQKTATLIAACCSLGAASVKPESTHVETMRKFGELIGMAFQIKDDLFDYGQEKIGKPTGIDIKEQKMTLPLIYVLNTVSKKDNKWLINSIKNHNKDAKRVKEVIAFVKQYGGLDYAVTKMKAFQEEALKMLEPYPESAYKSSLILMVNYVIDRKK
- the rlmN gene encoding 23S rRNA (adenine(2503)-C(2))-methyltransferase RlmN yields the protein MANKKKDVRALTKEQLRDFFVSQGDKAFRGNQVYEWLWSKGAHNFEDMTNISKETRQMLEDNFVINHIKVDTMQRSSDGTVKNAVQLHDGLVVESVLIPTKTRTTACVSSQVGCSLDCRFCATSRLKRMRNLNPDEIYDQVVAIDNESRLYHDRPLSNIVFMGMGEPLMNYNNVIKAIDKITDIEGLAMSPKRITVSTSGVPKMIRKMADDEVKFKLAVSLHSAIDEVRTSIMPFNETFPLSDLRSALEYWYSKTKSRITYEYVVWKGINDKRKDVDALVQFCKFAPSKVNLIEYNPIDDGEFQQAQDEALNMYVKVLEANNITVTIRRSRGKDIDAACGQLANKS